A genomic window from Pseudanabaena yagii GIHE-NHR1 includes:
- a CDS encoding polysaccharide biosynthesis/export family protein, whose product MRLAKYTQKVVSFTLGMIAVSITASLTIVAKVNAIPLSAGDRIRVLIPEGDLFSGVFEVNLDGKIQVPYLEPLLVQGLEVSEVRQKIYDALIANQYFQPKFLQVSVSILQWSAIQVTVSGETFQPGRIIVNSRSAEDRSQQQSVSSGDYPPERYLTAALRGAGGVMPNANIKEIRLIRNGKDRKVDLTGIFTGEPVVDVPLVAGDRIIVPKLPEPQNEFVRPSQITPPGIRVFLSNLTKSADSNSSSSIKSDGSSFPYGARLSQAVVSANCAGGIVTAHDRHALLVRVNRVTGETVSWDRSIEEIMRTSKNDNDNPFLMPEDTVACYDSTTSDVRDVLSTISEFLNPFNLIFNIFGGNKK is encoded by the coding sequence ATGAGGTTAGCTAAATATACACAAAAAGTAGTTTCATTTACCTTAGGCATGATCGCCGTATCAATTACTGCGTCATTGACAATAGTTGCTAAGGTAAATGCAATTCCACTTTCAGCAGGCGATCGCATCAGGGTCTTAATTCCTGAAGGAGATTTGTTTAGCGGTGTATTTGAAGTTAATCTTGACGGCAAAATACAGGTTCCATATTTGGAGCCACTTTTAGTACAGGGGCTTGAAGTTAGTGAGGTCAGGCAAAAGATTTATGATGCTTTAATCGCCAATCAATATTTTCAACCCAAATTTTTACAGGTGAGCGTAAGTATCCTTCAATGGTCAGCGATTCAAGTCACTGTCTCAGGAGAAACATTCCAACCAGGAAGAATCATAGTCAACTCAAGATCAGCCGAGGATCGATCGCAACAACAAAGTGTATCTTCGGGAGACTATCCACCTGAACGTTATCTGACGGCAGCTCTCCGTGGGGCAGGCGGCGTAATGCCCAATGCCAACATTAAAGAAATTCGCTTGATTCGCAATGGTAAAGACCGCAAGGTTGACCTCACGGGTATTTTTACGGGGGAGCCTGTCGTTGATGTACCTTTAGTGGCAGGCGATCGCATTATTGTTCCCAAATTACCTGAACCGCAGAATGAATTTGTCCGTCCTTCACAAATTACCCCCCCCGGTATTCGCGTATTTCTATCAAATCTGACAAAATCGGCAGATAGTAATTCTAGCTCTTCGATTAAATCTGATGGTTCTTCTTTCCCCTATGGAGCAAGGTTGTCTCAGGCAGTGGTTTCTGCAAACTGTGCAGGTGGAATAGTGACTGCCCATGATCGCCATGCGTTACTTGTACGTGTTAATCGTGTTACAGGAGAAACAGTTTCTTGGGATCGTTCCATCGAAGAAATCATGAGAACTTCTAAAAACGATAATGACAACCCATTCTTGATGCCTGAGGATACCGTAGCCTGTTATGACTCGACCACATCCGATGTCCGCGATGTCCTATCCACAATTAGTGAATTTCTGAACCCCTTCAATCTCATATTTAATATTTTTGGAGGCAATAAGAAATGA
- a CDS encoding glycosyltransferase family 4 protein, translating to MKPKILSVLIDRNVGGVTASVNSLLESSLAQKFSFALISPQEALSKHTKSKFRPDLTIVHDASSWKFLLTLLRLRMRSKLVIQEHHYSECFESLNVSQKWRFRLMLKIAYAIANRVIAVSYGQMKWMLKHKLVKPRNLTVIQQCRNLEDFVVLPSKPLGDKLILGVYGRFSAQKGIDLLLRAIQELPSLDLELLVGGYGEHEQNLRKMADGDHRIQFVGKLANVPQFLGTCDVVVIPSRWEPWGNVCLEAKAAGKPVIVTRVDGLTEQVKDCGLVVEANVEEIKEAIAKVVHIHQTSPQTLICWGEQGRQSVRGAWERYLAEWEALFWLSSK from the coding sequence ATGAAGCCTAAAATTCTTTCTGTACTAATTGATCGCAATGTTGGTGGAGTCACAGCATCGGTGAATAGCTTGCTAGAATCTTCCCTTGCTCAGAAATTTAGCTTTGCACTGATTAGCCCTCAGGAAGCTCTATCTAAACATACAAAATCGAAATTTAGACCTGATCTAACGATTGTTCATGATGCTAGCTCATGGAAATTCCTCCTAACTTTATTGCGTTTGCGAATGCGAAGTAAGTTAGTAATTCAAGAACATCATTATTCAGAATGCTTTGAATCTCTCAATGTTTCTCAGAAATGGCGATTTCGGCTAATGCTGAAAATAGCCTATGCGATCGCTAATCGTGTGATTGCTGTTTCCTATGGACAGATGAAATGGATGCTGAAACATAAATTAGTTAAGCCTAGAAATTTGACTGTCATTCAGCAATGTCGCAACTTAGAAGACTTCGTTGTATTACCAAGTAAACCTTTGGGAGATAAATTGATCTTAGGAGTCTACGGACGATTTTCTGCTCAGAAGGGGATTGATCTGCTTCTCAGAGCCATACAGGAGTTGCCTAGTCTAGATTTAGAATTATTAGTTGGAGGTTATGGTGAGCATGAACAGAACCTTCGCAAAATGGCGGATGGCGATCACCGTATTCAATTTGTGGGCAAGTTAGCCAACGTACCGCAATTTTTGGGAACCTGTGATGTCGTTGTTATCCCTTCACGGTGGGAGCCTTGGGGAAATGTTTGTTTAGAAGCTAAAGCGGCTGGCAAGCCTGTCATTGTGACAAGGGTTGATGGCTTAACTGAGCAGGTCAAAGATTGTGGATTAGTTGTGGAGGCAAATGTAGAGGAAATTAAAGAAGCGATCGCTAAAGTTGTTCATATTCATCAAACCTCGCCACAAACCCTGATCTGTTGGGGAGAACAGGGAAGACAATCCGTGCGTGGCGCATGGGAAAGATATCTAGCTGAATGGGAGGCTCTATTTTGGCTGTCCAGCAAATAA
- a CDS encoding lipopolysaccharide biosynthesis protein, translated as MGGSILAVQQIIKVIKEKLADRFLRNLGWLGLSQLFIRVSRLAATIVLARLLTKEDYGLAALVLTTNEFVNVFTQNGIWAKIVQADEADLPELCETSYWLNWIVCGLVFLSQCIAAFPVSWFYNDPRIILPICVMATVYLMIPMALVQASLANRENRLHVSALANGIQVSVDNILTIILAFLGWGMWAIVLPKVLVAPIWVIVYYRNHPWRPTYKFTLSKWQEIIRFGRSVLGVKVMHTLINNLDYVIAGRFLGVEALGLYYFAFNAGLGISMSAINTLETALFPHLCDARSQPSEFKSRYFKSFKSIAWIILPLVFLQSSLAPFYVPLIFGQKWIAAIPLLILICLSAIPRPFANAASSGLWAIDKPDWDFMWNILFTGFFAIALLIGVNWGVLGVAIAVFLTHSIASPAYTVWVSSYISRVMDRETTIAIETKETT; from the coding sequence ATGGGAGGCTCTATTTTGGCTGTCCAGCAAATAATCAAAGTAATTAAAGAAAAGTTAGCCGATCGCTTTCTCCGCAATCTCGGTTGGCTCGGTTTGTCACAACTATTCATCCGCGTTTCCCGTTTGGCAGCCACTATTGTGTTGGCGAGGTTGCTCACTAAGGAAGATTACGGGTTAGCCGCACTGGTACTGACAACCAACGAATTTGTGAATGTCTTTACACAAAATGGAATTTGGGCAAAAATCGTTCAAGCTGATGAGGCAGATTTGCCAGAACTTTGTGAGACTTCCTATTGGCTCAACTGGATCGTATGCGGACTAGTGTTTCTATCTCAATGCATTGCAGCTTTTCCAGTCAGTTGGTTTTATAATGATCCGCGCATCATTTTACCAATTTGCGTAATGGCGACGGTATATTTGATGATTCCGATGGCTTTAGTACAAGCTTCTCTAGCTAATCGCGAAAATCGTCTCCATGTTTCAGCTTTAGCTAATGGCATTCAAGTCTCTGTGGATAATATACTAACAATCATCTTAGCCTTCTTAGGATGGGGAATGTGGGCGATCGTCTTGCCTAAAGTATTAGTAGCTCCAATATGGGTAATCGTATACTATCGCAATCATCCTTGGCGACCAACTTATAAATTTACCCTATCTAAATGGCAAGAAATTATTCGTTTTGGGCGTAGCGTCCTAGGAGTGAAAGTAATGCATACCTTGATTAACAATCTAGATTATGTGATTGCAGGAAGATTCTTGGGTGTGGAAGCGCTTGGATTATATTACTTTGCTTTTAATGCAGGGCTAGGCATTAGCATGAGTGCGATTAACACTCTAGAAACAGCTCTATTTCCTCATCTCTGCGATGCACGTAGTCAGCCTAGTGAGTTTAAATCACGGTATTTCAAATCCTTTAAAAGTATCGCTTGGATTATCTTGCCCCTCGTATTCTTACAATCATCATTAGCTCCATTTTATGTACCGTTGATCTTTGGGCAAAAATGGATTGCGGCTATACCTTTATTGATTCTCATTTGTCTGTCAGCAATTCCCCGCCCCTTTGCTAATGCTGCTTCTAGTGGACTATGGGCAATTGATAAACCCGATTGGGACTTTATGTGGAATATCCTATTTACAGGATTTTTTGCGATCGCTTTGCTCATCGGAGTTAATTGGGGAGTCTTAGGTGTGGCGATCGCAGTTTTCTTAACCCATAGTATTGCTTCACCTGCCTATACAGTCTGGGTATCTTCTTATATTTCGCGAGTAATGGATAGGGAAACCACCATAGCAATAGAAACCAAAGAAACAACCTAA
- a CDS encoding glycosyltransferase family 4 protein, with protein MKPKILHLLSDRNVGGVTACTNSLMRSHLSEKYDFLLLTPNEALAQMSDLKPDLIIMHDPSAWKILPVLWRLRSHGQVLIHDHHYSKSFEAINVPNKQRFRLALKLAHVIANYVVAVSHAQGDWMLEHKLVKPEKLTVIQQCRTLDNFLSLPIKPLGEKLIFGVYGRFSNQKGVELVLAAMQALPDLDVELLIGGYGEHEQMLYQMAEGDHRIQFVGKLSNVPQFLESCDVVLIPSRWEPWGNVCVEAKAAAKPVIVTNVDGLPEQIKNCGLVAEPTATSLKEAIAKVVNIYQNSPQTLVAWGANGRADVNNSWERYLMEWDQLSEKITRKRKK; from the coding sequence ATGAAGCCTAAAATTTTACACTTACTTAGCGATCGCAATGTGGGAGGAGTAACTGCTTGCACTAACAGTTTAATGCGATCGCATCTGTCTGAGAAATACGACTTTCTTTTGCTCACACCCAACGAAGCTCTAGCACAAATGTCAGATTTAAAGCCTGACCTGATCATTATGCACGATCCTTCGGCTTGGAAAATTTTGCCAGTTTTGTGGCGATTGCGATCGCATGGTCAAGTCCTCATTCACGATCACCATTATTCAAAATCCTTTGAGGCGATTAATGTTCCCAATAAACAGCGCTTTCGCCTTGCCTTAAAGCTAGCCCATGTGATCGCCAATTACGTTGTGGCAGTATCCCATGCTCAAGGTGATTGGATGTTAGAGCATAAGCTCGTGAAGCCTGAGAAACTAACCGTAATTCAACAATGTCGCACTCTTGATAATTTCTTGTCTTTACCGATTAAACCCTTAGGAGAGAAGTTAATCTTTGGAGTCTATGGCAGGTTCTCTAACCAAAAGGGAGTCGAGCTTGTACTCGCAGCTATGCAAGCTTTACCAGATTTGGATGTAGAACTATTAATCGGCGGCTATGGTGAACATGAACAGATGTTATATCAAATGGCAGAAGGCGATCACCGCATTCAATTTGTCGGTAAGTTAAGTAATGTGCCGCAATTTTTGGAATCCTGTGATGTGGTATTGATTCCTTCGCGATGGGAGCCTTGGGGGAATGTCTGTGTAGAAGCAAAGGCAGCAGCTAAACCCGTTATCGTTACAAATGTTGATGGTCTACCTGAGCAAATTAAGAACTGTGGACTTGTTGCTGAGCCAACAGCCACATCTTTAAAAGAAGCGATCGCGAAAGTAGTGAATATCTACCAAAACTCCCCTCAAACTCTAGTTGCTTGGGGAGCAAATGGTAGAGCAGATGTCAATAATTCATGGGAACGATATCTTATGGAATGGGATCAACTGTCAGAAAAGATCACTAGGAAGAGAAAGAAGTAG
- a CDS encoding GumC family protein, producing the protein MTDIAPSGLPHLMKLGKNNFLRYSRYIALGVIANAGLWGAALLYLKVTPPVYISKWAMIMPGNGLGVNVSLADIGQTSASSSSPFGGTSMDPRANYQFIITDESVLEIAAETQKIPISKLGKPKVKLVDNTSIMELEIGAKTPEQARDNATAIIEALQSRLNMLRAEEIDKRGENTDATLKEAREKLQIAQKKLSAYKASSGLSSSNQVGELSTNIETLRKQKAEIFAQKEQISSRFQQLADSLGLTVPEVTDAFVLHADRQFLQNARDYSEANTTLTVIRTKWGVNHPLVVKEQARQISAKSAMIERASAILRKAVTTEYIEHLILGDSSGTSRENLFRDLIAFQVDQQGAIAQNEALQYQISQLEDRLQSLVQKQVGLDNLQREVQIAEAVFASTLAKMNLAKSDIFTAYPLVQVLSKPSLPDKKSAPQPTVVFLGTTVGSILITTGLVMLWWRKEIKQKVVLAKSKPVEVVQ; encoded by the coding sequence ATGACCGATATTGCTCCCTCAGGATTACCCCATCTGATGAAGCTGGGTAAAAATAACTTTTTGCGATATTCGCGATATATTGCGCTCGGAGTTATCGCTAATGCGGGTCTATGGGGAGCAGCGCTGCTATATCTCAAAGTCACTCCACCCGTTTATATTAGTAAATGGGCAATGATCATGCCAGGGAATGGGTTGGGGGTTAATGTTAGTCTTGCCGATATCGGACAGACTTCTGCTTCTAGTAGTTCGCCCTTTGGCGGTACAAGTATGGACCCGAGAGCAAACTATCAATTTATCATCACGGATGAGAGTGTCCTAGAAATTGCTGCTGAAACTCAGAAAATCCCCATTAGTAAGCTAGGTAAACCGAAGGTCAAGCTAGTTGATAATACTTCCATTATGGAATTGGAAATAGGCGCAAAAACCCCTGAGCAAGCCAGAGATAACGCAACAGCAATCATCGAGGCGCTCCAATCACGTCTGAATATGCTTAGGGCTGAGGAAATAGATAAACGTGGGGAAAATACCGATGCGACTTTAAAAGAAGCAAGAGAAAAATTACAAATTGCTCAAAAAAAGCTATCTGCCTATAAAGCTAGTTCAGGACTAAGCTCATCAAATCAAGTTGGCGAGCTGTCTACAAATATTGAAACACTTCGCAAACAAAAAGCCGAAATATTTGCCCAAAAGGAGCAAATCTCCAGTCGATTTCAACAACTAGCCGATAGTTTGGGGCTAACAGTTCCTGAGGTGACAGATGCATTTGTTCTCCATGCCGATCGCCAATTTTTACAAAATGCCCGAGATTATAGCGAAGCAAATACCACATTAACTGTGATCCGCACGAAATGGGGCGTTAATCATCCCCTAGTGGTCAAAGAACAAGCAAGGCAAATATCTGCCAAATCTGCCATGATTGAACGAGCTAGTGCCATCTTACGCAAAGCAGTTACGACAGAATATATAGAACATTTAATCTTGGGTGATAGCTCTGGCACTAGTCGAGAAAACCTCTTTCGCGATCTCATTGCTTTTCAAGTCGATCAACAGGGAGCGATCGCTCAAAATGAGGCGCTCCAATACCAAATTTCGCAATTAGAAGATCGCCTACAGTCTCTAGTACAAAAGCAGGTCGGCTTAGATAATTTGCAACGTGAAGTGCAAATTGCTGAAGCTGTATTTGCCTCTACCCTCGCTAAAATGAATTTAGCAAAATCAGATATTTTTACAGCCTATCCCCTAGTACAGGTTCTTTCCAAACCATCCTTACCTGACAAAAAATCTGCCCCTCAGCCAACTGTAGTATTTTTAGGAACTACGGTTGGTTCTATCTTGATCACCACAGGTTTAGTGATGCTCTGGTGGCGCAAGGAAATTAAACAAAAAGTAGTTCTAGCAAAATCTAAGCCTGTGGAAGTTGTCCAATGA